In Patulibacter sp. SYSU D01012, a single window of DNA contains:
- a CDS encoding ABC transporter permease, producing the protein MTTTTTRPVTAAGPSDGPAAPEPVKLKHRREPERFALIGVWALVIVVFSVTTDRFLTEGNISSMLGSQTVLLILALGLLIPLRVGDYDLSVAATLGVSAMLVAILNVNHGWGIVPACVVAVLAGALIGAVNGAIVVRFDIDPFIVTLGMSTLLQGVLFWISDSATISGIDVGLSDAVLTNTVLSIPVNFWYAVILCGLLWYVFDYTPAGQRLLFVGQSKDMARLNGIAVGRSRFLALVASGTIAAIAGVVLAGTTGSADPNSSASFLLPAFAACFLGSTTLKIGRFNPWGTFIALYFIVTGTTGLQLLGAENYVQQLFYGAALIIAVILSKLLRQRNDRRLQNDARQAALAAASADATTDPKDNA; encoded by the coding sequence ATGACCACCACCACGACGCGGCCGGTGACGGCGGCCGGGCCCTCGGACGGTCCCGCCGCGCCCGAGCCCGTGAAGCTGAAGCACCGCCGGGAGCCCGAGCGGTTCGCGCTCATCGGGGTCTGGGCCCTCGTGATCGTCGTCTTCTCGGTGACGACCGACCGGTTCCTCACCGAGGGGAACATCTCGAGCATGCTCGGGTCGCAGACCGTGCTGCTGATCCTGGCGCTCGGACTGCTCATCCCGCTGCGGGTCGGGGACTACGACCTGTCCGTGGCCGCGACGCTCGGCGTCTCGGCGATGCTCGTCGCGATCCTCAACGTCAACCACGGGTGGGGGATCGTCCCCGCGTGCGTCGTGGCCGTCCTGGCGGGCGCCCTCATCGGCGCGGTGAACGGCGCGATCGTCGTCCGCTTCGACATCGACCCGTTCATCGTCACGCTCGGCATGTCGACGCTGCTCCAGGGCGTCCTGTTCTGGATCTCGGACTCCGCCACGATCAGCGGCATCGACGTCGGCCTGTCCGACGCCGTGCTGACCAACACGGTCCTCAGCATCCCGGTGAACTTCTGGTACGCCGTGATCCTCTGCGGGCTGCTCTGGTACGTCTTCGACTACACGCCCGCCGGCCAGCGCCTGCTGTTCGTCGGCCAGAGCAAGGACATGGCGCGCCTGAACGGCATCGCCGTGGGCCGCTCGCGCTTCCTCGCCCTCGTCGCGTCCGGCACGATCGCCGCGATCGCCGGCGTGGTCCTCGCCGGCACCACCGGCTCGGCGGACCCGAACTCGAGCGCGTCCTTCCTGCTGCCCGCCTTCGCCGCGTGCTTCCTGGGCTCGACGACGCTCAAGATCGGCCGCTTCAACCCCTGGGGCACGTTCATCGCCCTCTACTTCATCGTCACCGGCACGACCGGCCTGCAGCTGCTCGGCGCCGAGAACTACGTCCAGCAGCTCTTCTACGGCGCGGCGCTGATCATCGCCGTGATCCTCTCGAAGCTCCTCCGCCAGCGGAACGACCGCCGGCTGCAGAACGACGCCCGCCAGGCCGCGCTCGCGGCCGCGAGCGCGGACGCCACCACCGACCCGAAGGACAACGCATGA
- a CDS encoding sugar ABC transporter substrate-binding protein, producing MRTLTTLGCAAVIGAAALTGCGSSDDSGGSASGGGAGSDVSAENVQYAKDQIAKYSAVPKFESDAEPIDVSSLKGKTVYSIPITTSIPFYKDGEAAMAAAAKKAGVTYVTFPSQGKVSDFQQGFSDAINAKASVIILNGPLPDTLQPQIRAAEKAGVKIIAAHEEDPTSPTPKGVDAVAAGEFYNAARLMVDKAIADQNGKPVKALAISADETRPSKGMVAAMKDELAKRCGSKCSLTVTNVPVADWATKVQPQVQSELNRDGEINTILPIYDSMAQYTDPAIRQAARGRTVNVYSFNGTPSINALMQKGGSNLKMNVGESPTLIGLLTMDQAFRLMLGKKPLDKPTAPLRVFTPENVDEAGTPPVSGKGFGDVDAGYDTLWGLK from the coding sequence ATGCGCACACTCACGACACTCGGCTGCGCCGCCGTCATCGGCGCCGCCGCGCTCACCGGCTGCGGGTCGAGCGACGACTCCGGCGGCTCGGCCTCCGGCGGCGGCGCCGGCTCGGACGTCTCCGCGGAGAACGTCCAGTACGCCAAGGACCAGATCGCCAAGTACTCGGCGGTGCCGAAGTTCGAGTCGGACGCCGAGCCGATCGACGTGTCGAGCCTGAAGGGCAAGACGGTCTACTCCATCCCGATCACGACCTCGATCCCGTTCTACAAGGACGGCGAGGCCGCGATGGCCGCCGCCGCGAAGAAGGCCGGCGTCACGTACGTGACGTTCCCCTCGCAGGGCAAGGTCTCCGACTTCCAGCAGGGCTTCTCGGACGCGATCAACGCGAAGGCGTCGGTGATCATCCTCAACGGCCCGCTGCCGGACACGCTGCAGCCGCAGATCCGCGCCGCGGAGAAGGCGGGCGTGAAGATCATCGCCGCCCACGAGGAGGACCCGACGTCGCCGACGCCCAAGGGCGTGGACGCGGTCGCGGCCGGCGAGTTCTACAACGCCGCCCGCCTGATGGTCGACAAGGCCATCGCGGACCAGAACGGCAAGCCCGTGAAGGCCCTCGCGATCTCGGCCGACGAGACGCGCCCGTCCAAGGGCATGGTCGCCGCGATGAAGGACGAGCTGGCCAAGCGCTGCGGGTCGAAGTGCTCGCTGACCGTCACCAACGTGCCCGTCGCCGACTGGGCCACGAAGGTGCAGCCGCAGGTCCAGTCCGAGCTCAACCGCGACGGCGAGATCAACACGATCCTGCCCATCTACGACTCGATGGCGCAGTACACGGACCCGGCGATCCGCCAGGCCGCCCGCGGCCGGACGGTCAACGTCTACTCGTTCAACGGCACGCCGTCGATCAACGCCCTCATGCAGAAGGGCGGCAGCAACCTGAAGATGAACGTCGGCGAGAGCCCGACGCTCATCGGCCTGCTGACGATGGACCAGGCGTTCCGCCTGATGCTCGGCAAGAAGCCGCTCGACAAGCCGACCGCGCCGCTGCGCGTGTTCACGCCCGAGAACGTCGACGAGGCCGGCACCCCGCCCGTCTCCGGCAAGGGCTTCGGCGACGTGGACGCCGGCTACGACACCCTCTGGGGCCTGAAGTGA
- a CDS encoding NDMA-dependent alcohol dehydrogenase encodes MKTRGAIIQAVGQDWEVVDLELGEPNDHEVLIEVHASGLCHSDAHLTDGDLQVELPFVGGHEGAGIVRKVGSKVTRVQVGDHVCTSFIPVCGVCKWCTTGRSNLCKNGYLMEQGKSMDGTYRFFRDGQGLGALCRLGTFSDHIVCSEQQAIKIDDDIPLDVACLVSCGVATGFGAATNVAEVKPGDVVLIVGMGGVGVNAVQGAAAAGATHVVVVDPVASKRERAAEFGATATFATIAEALPYIHERTEWQGTDATIITVDRAMGDIIAEAFRTVAKSGSCVLVALGPDTEIIPVHPQELQTMSRSIKGVMFGDCNPIADIPSLLAQYKAGKLKLDELVTTRYRIDDINQGFADMKSGKNIRGVLIHDHAAPAA; translated from the coding sequence ATGAAGACCCGCGGAGCCATCATCCAGGCCGTCGGACAGGACTGGGAGGTCGTCGACCTCGAGCTCGGCGAGCCCAACGACCACGAGGTCCTCATCGAGGTGCACGCCTCGGGCCTCTGCCACTCCGACGCCCACCTGACGGACGGCGACCTGCAGGTCGAGCTGCCGTTCGTCGGCGGCCACGAGGGCGCGGGCATCGTCCGCAAGGTCGGGTCGAAGGTGACCCGCGTGCAGGTCGGCGACCACGTCTGCACCTCGTTCATCCCCGTCTGCGGCGTCTGCAAGTGGTGCACCACCGGGCGCTCCAACCTGTGCAAGAACGGCTACCTGATGGAGCAGGGCAAGTCGATGGACGGGACCTACCGGTTCTTCCGCGACGGCCAGGGCCTCGGCGCGCTCTGCCGCCTGGGCACGTTCTCCGACCACATCGTCTGCTCGGAGCAGCAGGCGATCAAGATCGACGACGACATCCCGCTCGACGTCGCCTGCCTCGTCTCGTGCGGCGTCGCGACCGGCTTCGGCGCGGCGACGAACGTGGCCGAGGTGAAGCCCGGCGACGTCGTCCTGATCGTCGGCATGGGCGGGGTCGGCGTCAACGCCGTCCAGGGTGCGGCGGCGGCCGGCGCGACGCACGTCGTCGTGGTCGACCCCGTCGCCTCCAAGCGCGAGCGCGCCGCCGAGTTCGGCGCCACGGCGACGTTCGCCACCATCGCCGAGGCGCTGCCCTACATCCACGAGCGCACGGAGTGGCAGGGCACCGACGCGACGATCATCACGGTCGACCGCGCGATGGGCGACATCATCGCCGAGGCGTTCCGCACCGTCGCCAAGTCCGGCTCCTGCGTGCTCGTCGCGCTCGGCCCGGACACCGAGATCATCCCGGTCCACCCGCAGGAGCTGCAGACGATGTCGCGCTCGATCAAGGGCGTGATGTTCGGCGACTGCAACCCGATCGCCGACATCCCGAGCCTGCTGGCCCAGTACAAGGCCGGCAAGCTCAAGCTCGACGAGCTCGTCACGACGCGCTACCGGATCGACGACATCAACCAGGGCTTCGCCGACATGAAGTCCGGCAAGAACATCCGCGGCGTCCTGATCCACGACCACGCCGCCCCGGCGGCCTGA
- a CDS encoding cupin domain-containing protein, with the protein MTYWTSWDALPEVEGLPNNFRTAVAGRQMGLNRIRWVHPTVLPEHEHPEHEQANVVIQGRIELTVGGETFELGVGDVAVVPRGVPHSGRSLEGEAVFLEVFSPLRIENLIGALGAPSLPPAED; encoded by the coding sequence GTGACGTACTGGACCTCCTGGGACGCGCTGCCCGAGGTCGAGGGGCTGCCGAACAACTTCCGCACCGCGGTCGCCGGCCGGCAGATGGGGCTCAACCGCATCCGCTGGGTGCACCCGACGGTGCTGCCCGAGCACGAGCACCCCGAGCACGAGCAGGCCAACGTCGTGATCCAGGGGCGGATCGAGCTGACCGTCGGCGGCGAGACGTTCGAGCTGGGCGTCGGCGACGTGGCCGTCGTGCCGCGCGGCGTGCCGCACAGCGGCCGCAGCCTGGAGGGCGAGGCCGTCTTCCTCGAGGTCTTCAGCCCGCTGCGGATCGAGAACCTGATCGGCGCCCTGGGCGCCCCGTCGCTGCCGCCCGCCGAGGACTGA
- a CDS encoding sugar ABC transporter ATP-binding protein gives MSQPRQAQAGDATGVAGAEVLRVSGLVKRFAGVPALGGVDLTVRAGEVHGLLGANGCGKSTLIKTLAGVHDADEGAVAIHGQDVPMPFGADGLRDRGLSFVHQDLGLSDAATVLEHFAFDHVGARGTMRRIPWDAERDRATELLARFEVAVDPDARIDQLSPVQRAMVAIVRAVAAQELHARAGERRPQLLILDEPTVFLPSADVGILFRLVDRLRQEGDAVILVSHDLDEVLEICDRVTVLRDGRNVGTRDVHGLGREELVELILGVKIGAVTRPDDGTQRSPEVVLSTRGLSGERVRGLDLDLHPGEVVGVTGLAGSGIEELTDLLYGVRSPVGGTVHVGGDAIERPTPQRMLGHDVVLLPADRKALGSAPRLSVLENMSLPFLRSSFRGGRLRWGALRQQSQDTCVRLHVKPADPAALFSSLSGGNQQKALLGKWLDTKPAVMLLAEPTQGVDVGARREIFRLVREAVAGGASVLCATSDYEQLVQLADRVLIFADGRVVDEIAGDAITKDALTTAIYAGAAA, from the coding sequence GTGAGCCAGCCTCGCCAGGCGCAGGCCGGCGACGCCACGGGCGTCGCCGGTGCGGAGGTCCTGCGGGTCTCCGGCCTCGTCAAGCGCTTCGCCGGCGTGCCGGCCCTCGGGGGCGTCGACCTGACGGTGCGCGCCGGCGAGGTCCACGGCTTGCTGGGCGCCAACGGCTGCGGCAAGTCGACGCTGATCAAGACCCTCGCCGGCGTGCACGACGCCGACGAGGGCGCGGTCGCGATCCACGGGCAGGACGTGCCGATGCCCTTCGGCGCGGACGGCCTGCGGGACCGCGGCCTGTCCTTCGTCCACCAGGACCTGGGGCTGTCCGACGCCGCCACCGTCCTGGAGCACTTCGCCTTCGACCACGTCGGCGCGCGGGGGACGATGCGCCGGATCCCGTGGGACGCGGAGCGCGATCGCGCGACCGAGCTGCTCGCGCGGTTCGAGGTGGCGGTCGACCCCGACGCGCGGATCGACCAGCTCAGCCCCGTGCAGCGCGCGATGGTCGCCATCGTCCGCGCCGTCGCGGCGCAGGAGCTGCACGCGCGCGCCGGCGAGCGGCGGCCGCAGCTGCTGATCCTGGACGAGCCGACGGTCTTCCTGCCCAGCGCCGACGTCGGGATCCTCTTCCGCCTGGTCGACCGCCTGCGGCAGGAGGGCGACGCCGTCATCCTGGTCTCGCACGACCTCGACGAGGTGCTCGAGATCTGCGACCGCGTCACCGTCCTGCGCGACGGCCGCAACGTCGGCACCCGCGACGTCCACGGCCTGGGCCGCGAGGAGCTCGTCGAGCTGATCCTCGGCGTGAAGATCGGCGCGGTCACCCGGCCCGACGACGGCACGCAGCGCAGCCCCGAGGTGGTGCTCTCCACGCGGGGCCTGTCGGGCGAGCGCGTCCGCGGCCTGGACCTGGACCTGCACCCCGGCGAGGTCGTCGGCGTGACGGGCCTGGCCGGGTCGGGCATCGAGGAGCTGACCGATCTGCTCTACGGCGTGCGCAGCCCCGTCGGCGGTACCGTGCACGTCGGCGGCGACGCCATCGAGCGGCCCACGCCGCAGCGGATGCTCGGGCACGACGTGGTGCTGCTGCCCGCCGACCGCAAGGCGCTCGGCAGCGCCCCGCGCCTGTCCGTCCTGGAGAACATGTCGCTGCCGTTCCTGCGCAGCTCGTTCCGGGGCGGCCGGCTGCGCTGGGGCGCCCTGCGCCAGCAGTCGCAGGACACGTGCGTGCGGCTGCACGTCAAGCCCGCCGACCCCGCCGCGCTCTTCTCGAGCCTGTCGGGCGGCAACCAGCAGAAGGCGCTGCTGGGCAAGTGGCTCGACACGAAGCCCGCCGTGATGCTGCTCGCCGAGCCCACCCAGGGCGTCGACGTGGGCGCGCGCCGGGAGATCTTCCGCCTGGTCCGCGAGGCCGTGGCCGGCGGCGCGTCCGTCCTGTGCGCCACCTCGGACTACGAGCAGCTCGTCCAGCTCGCGGACCGCGTCCTGATCTTCGCCGACGGCCGCGTCGTCGACGAGATCGCCGGCGACGCGATCACGAAGGACGCCCTGACCACCGCCATCTACGCAGGAGCCGCAGCATGA
- a CDS encoding aldehyde dehydrogenase family protein, which translates to MSTPVVSPHADAPAIGDTRLLIDGQRVDGAEGRTFDVFNPATGELLTRVAEARAEDVDRAVKAARRAFESGPWRDMKPKDRAAILWRLGDLLLEHAAELGGLETLDNGKPFVQARDGDVSAAAGLFHYMSGWATKLEGATIPISFPGSFHTYTRREAVGVVGLIVPWNFPLTIAAWKVAPALAAGNTVVLKPSEVTPLTALRLGELALEAGIPEGVLNVVPGFGAEAGAALTAHPDVDKVSFTGSTATGRAILQAATGNIKKVTLELGGKSPDIIMGDANLEAAIQGAADGIFYNQGEACAAGSRIYAHRSVYDEVVAGVSAAAESITVGDGFDPSSFIGPLVSKEHHQKVTGYVDLGREEGTVAAGGTYATEGGYYVAPTVFTDVTDQSRVVREEIFGPVVSILPFDDTDEVIRRANDTRYGLTAGVWTESISTAHRVADALRAGTVWVNCYGVFDAAMPFGGYKESGWGREMGGIVLDDYTESKTVCIRLGD; encoded by the coding sequence ATGAGCACCCCCGTCGTCTCCCCGCACGCCGACGCTCCCGCGATCGGCGACACCCGCCTGCTCATCGACGGCCAGCGCGTCGACGGTGCCGAGGGCCGCACGTTCGACGTCTTCAACCCCGCCACCGGCGAGCTGCTGACGCGCGTGGCCGAGGCCCGCGCCGAGGACGTCGACCGCGCCGTGAAGGCCGCCCGCCGGGCGTTCGAGTCGGGCCCCTGGCGCGACATGAAGCCGAAGGACCGCGCCGCCATCCTGTGGCGCCTGGGCGACCTGCTGCTCGAGCACGCCGCCGAGCTCGGCGGCCTCGAGACGCTCGACAACGGCAAGCCGTTCGTGCAGGCCCGGGACGGTGACGTCTCGGCCGCCGCCGGCCTCTTCCACTACATGTCGGGCTGGGCGACGAAGCTCGAGGGCGCGACGATCCCGATCTCGTTCCCCGGCAGCTTCCACACCTACACGCGACGCGAGGCCGTCGGCGTGGTCGGCCTGATCGTGCCGTGGAACTTCCCGCTCACGATCGCGGCGTGGAAGGTCGCCCCGGCGCTCGCCGCGGGCAACACGGTGGTCCTCAAGCCGTCCGAGGTCACGCCGCTGACGGCCCTGCGCCTGGGCGAGCTGGCTCTCGAGGCCGGGATCCCCGAGGGCGTGCTGAACGTCGTCCCCGGCTTCGGCGCCGAGGCGGGCGCGGCGCTGACCGCGCACCCGGACGTCGACAAGGTGTCCTTCACGGGCTCCACGGCGACGGGCCGCGCGATCCTGCAGGCCGCCACGGGCAACATCAAGAAGGTCACCCTGGAGCTCGGCGGCAAGAGCCCCGACATCATCATGGGCGACGCCAACCTCGAGGCGGCCATCCAGGGCGCCGCGGACGGCATCTTCTACAACCAGGGCGAGGCCTGCGCGGCCGGCTCGCGCATCTACGCGCACCGCTCGGTCTACGACGAGGTCGTGGCGGGCGTGTCGGCCGCCGCGGAGTCGATCACGGTCGGCGACGGCTTCGACCCGTCGTCGTTCATCGGCCCGCTCGTGTCGAAGGAGCACCACCAGAAGGTCACCGGGTACGTCGACCTGGGCCGCGAGGAGGGCACCGTCGCGGCGGGCGGCACGTACGCCACCGAGGGCGGCTACTACGTGGCGCCGACGGTCTTCACCGACGTCACGGACCAGTCGCGCGTCGTCCGCGAGGAGATCTTCGGACCCGTCGTCTCCATCCTGCCGTTCGACGACACGGACGAGGTCATCCGCCGCGCGAACGACACGCGCTACGGCCTGACCGCCGGCGTGTGGACCGAGAGCATCTCGACCGCGCACCGGGTCGCCGACGCGCTGCGCGCCGGCACGGTGTGGGTCAACTGCTACGGCGTGTTCGACGCCGCCATGCCGTTCGGCGGCTACAAGGAGTCGGGCTGGGGCCGCGAGATGGGCGGCATCGTGCTCGACGACTACACGGAGTCCAAGACGGTCTGCATCCGCCTGGGCGACTGA
- a CDS encoding amidohydrolase family protein: MTAAAPIDLRLAGGTVVLPGVGPQRADVLVAGGRIAGVVAPDAPADAAETLDVTGRHVLPGVVDAHVHLGADITVPRTPEDVGPETAAAAAGGVTSLVAYLMSADPYDEVLPVARGAMDADSRVDFGFHFCIGTREQLDAIPHYVRDLGVSSFKFFMNFRTDEGQRLGLPGNDDGFLLELLEAAAANGAIVNPHAENADLIKLLARRGVLDGEGSPLERWDRSRPGYVEAEALERIGFLSMLAQADVHAVHVTNETSLHVLRDVRAHQPRISIETCPHYLTLDTASPVGVEGKVNPPLRPPADREALWAAIADGTIDTIGSDHVPRHGRFKEGGLAKASPGFPGMQQLLPLVLTEGHLRRGISLERLVDLVSTRPARTFGLGDRKGAIRPGTDADLVIVDLDAPNTISAATELASAGFTPWEGVEVGVRVERTLLRGRTVFADGAPVGEPAGQYLPRHRSGVPATPGAPA; this comes from the coding sequence GTGACCGCCGCCGCCCCGATCGACCTGCGCCTGGCGGGCGGCACCGTCGTGCTGCCCGGCGTCGGGCCGCAGCGCGCCGACGTGCTCGTCGCCGGCGGCCGGATCGCCGGCGTGGTCGCGCCCGACGCGCCCGCCGACGCCGCCGAGACGCTCGACGTGACCGGCCGCCACGTGCTGCCCGGCGTCGTCGACGCGCACGTGCACCTGGGCGCCGACATCACGGTGCCGCGCACGCCCGAGGACGTCGGCCCCGAGACCGCGGCCGCCGCCGCCGGCGGCGTCACGTCGCTCGTCGCCTACCTGATGTCCGCGGACCCGTACGACGAGGTCCTGCCGGTCGCCCGCGGCGCGATGGACGCCGACTCGCGCGTCGACTTCGGCTTCCACTTCTGCATCGGCACCCGCGAGCAGCTGGACGCGATCCCGCACTACGTCCGCGACCTGGGCGTCTCGTCCTTCAAGTTCTTCATGAACTTCCGCACGGACGAGGGGCAGCGCCTGGGCCTGCCCGGCAACGACGACGGCTTCCTGCTCGAGCTGCTCGAGGCCGCCGCGGCGAACGGCGCGATCGTCAACCCGCACGCCGAGAACGCCGACCTGATCAAGCTGCTCGCGCGCCGCGGCGTGCTCGACGGCGAGGGCTCCCCGCTCGAGCGGTGGGACCGCAGCCGCCCCGGCTACGTCGAGGCCGAGGCGCTCGAGCGCATCGGCTTCCTGTCGATGCTCGCGCAGGCCGACGTCCACGCCGTCCACGTGACGAATGAGACGTCGCTGCACGTGCTGCGCGACGTCCGCGCGCACCAGCCGCGGATCTCGATCGAGACCTGCCCGCACTACCTGACCCTCGACACGGCGTCGCCCGTCGGCGTGGAGGGCAAGGTCAATCCGCCGCTGCGGCCGCCGGCCGACCGCGAGGCGCTGTGGGCGGCGATCGCCGACGGCACGATCGACACCATCGGCTCGGACCACGTGCCGCGCCACGGCCGCTTCAAGGAGGGCGGGCTGGCGAAGGCGTCGCCCGGCTTCCCCGGGATGCAGCAGCTGCTGCCCCTCGTGCTGACGGAGGGCCACCTGCGCCGCGGGATCTCGCTCGAGCGCCTCGTCGATCTGGTGTCGACCCGCCCCGCGCGGACGTTCGGCCTGGGTGACCGCAAGGGCGCGATCCGCCCCGGCACCGACGCCGACCTGGTGATCGTCGACCTGGACGCCCCGAACACGATCAGTGCCGCGACCGAGCTCGCGAGCGCCGGCTTCACGCCCTGGGAGGGCGTCGAGGTCGGGGTCCGCGTCGAGCGCACCCTGCTTCGCGGGCGCACCGTCTTCGCCGACGGCGCCCCCGTCGGCGAGCCCGCCGGCCAGTACCTGCCGCGCCACCGCAGCGGCGTCCCTGCGACCCCCGGAGCCCCCGCATGA
- a CDS encoding MBL fold metallo-hydrolase, with protein MALRQLTDRVHVETQHLGSNNGIVDGGDGTLALVDAPHRPTDAQAWAATVAGLGTARWLVNTDHHPDHTIGNRWLPGAVVAHRRTRERLVEAAPTREYLRDLFAVIDPDAVPLVDDYAVRLADVTFDDRMTLHVGDRRLELQHAPGHTENTIFVHVPEEGVLFTGDDVCNLGLPAWLDGSVPAFFDAIDRAEGIDFEHLVPGHGEPGGRELLERYRALGRELVGRVAAARDRGWDREECAQRIAFEDRIHAPIGGSPGYPDDLIELFRRRSVERIHDDLEADPALRDR; from the coding sequence ATGGCCCTGCGGCAGCTCACCGACCGCGTCCACGTGGAGACGCAGCACCTGGGGTCCAACAACGGCATCGTCGACGGCGGGGACGGCACCCTCGCCCTCGTCGACGCGCCGCACCGCCCGACGGACGCGCAGGCGTGGGCCGCGACGGTCGCCGGCCTGGGCACCGCGCGCTGGCTGGTCAACACGGACCACCACCCCGACCACACGATCGGCAACCGCTGGCTGCCCGGCGCCGTCGTCGCCCACCGCCGCACCCGCGAGCGCCTGGTCGAGGCCGCGCCCACGCGCGAGTACCTGCGCGACCTGTTCGCGGTCATCGACCCCGACGCCGTGCCGCTCGTCGACGACTACGCGGTCCGCCTGGCGGACGTGACGTTCGACGACCGCATGACCCTGCACGTCGGCGACCGACGGCTCGAGCTGCAGCACGCCCCGGGCCACACGGAGAACACGATCTTCGTGCACGTGCCCGAGGAGGGCGTGCTGTTCACCGGCGACGACGTCTGCAACCTGGGCCTGCCGGCCTGGCTGGACGGCAGCGTCCCGGCGTTCTTCGACGCGATCGACCGCGCCGAGGGCATCGACTTCGAACACCTCGTGCCCGGCCACGGAGAGCCCGGCGGACGAGAGCTCCTGGAGCGCTACCGCGCCCTGGGGCGGGAGCTCGTCGGCCGGGTGGCCGCGGCACGAGATCGCGGCTGGGACCGCGAGGAATGCGCCCAGCGCATCGCGTTCGAGGACCGGATCCACGCGCCGATCGGGGGATCGCCGGGCTACCCGGACGACCTGATCGAGCTGTTCCGGCGGCGCTCCGTGGAGCGGATCCACGACGACCTGGAGGCCGATCCCGCGCTGCGGGACCGGTGA
- a CDS encoding isochorismatase family protein: MSTPSPWSDVITADDERRYEAAGFGRPSGFGTRPALLIIDVQHRTMGNSPKPFFESLEDYTTSCGDVGWAAVDQIAKLVAVFREQGLPILYPHVAPKTAEDRGGVLGAKVPGIMDVPDHGYRFPEAVAPQPGDLLLPKKHPSAFFGTPLASYLIGLGADTIVATGATTSGCVRGTVVDGFSYNFKCVVPHDAVYDRSPTVHQANLFDLGQKYCDVASTDEVVARVRGLAA, from the coding sequence ATGAGCACCCCGAGCCCCTGGTCCGACGTCATCACCGCGGACGACGAGCGCCGCTACGAGGCCGCCGGCTTCGGCCGCCCCTCCGGCTTCGGCACGCGCCCGGCGCTGCTGATCATCGACGTGCAGCACCGGACGATGGGCAACAGCCCCAAGCCGTTCTTCGAGAGCCTCGAGGACTACACGACGTCCTGCGGCGACGTGGGCTGGGCCGCGGTCGACCAGATCGCGAAGCTCGTCGCGGTCTTCCGCGAGCAGGGCCTGCCGATCCTCTACCCGCACGTCGCGCCGAAGACGGCCGAGGACCGGGGCGGCGTGCTCGGGGCCAAGGTGCCGGGGATCATGGACGTGCCCGACCACGGGTACCGCTTCCCCGAGGCCGTCGCGCCGCAGCCCGGCGACCTGCTGCTGCCGAAGAAGCACCCGAGCGCGTTCTTCGGCACGCCGCTGGCGAGCTACCTGATCGGCCTGGGCGCCGACACGATCGTCGCCACCGGCGCGACGACCTCGGGCTGCGTCCGCGGCACCGTCGTCGACGGGTTCTCCTACAACTTCAAGTGCGTCGTGCCGCACGACGCGGTCTACGACCGCTCGCCCACGGTCCACCAGGCCAACCTGTTCGACCTGGGCCAGAAGTACTGCGACGTCGCGTCGACCGACGAGGTCGTCGCACGGGTCCGGGGGCTGGCGGCGTGA